Proteins found in one Clostridium kluyveri DSM 555 genomic segment:
- a CDS encoding recombinase family protein: MQTQTLTPLQKRVDIIPANILLTKPNARKRKLRVAAYCRVSTEQEEQQSSYAAQIAYYTDKISKNKDWELAGIFADEGITGTSAKKRTEFLKLMVLCEKGKVDMVLTKSVSRFSRNTLDAIGYIRKLKAKGIPIIFEKEGINTMEMASEMALCFLSGFAQAESESISRNVTWGKRQSFKSGKVPFQYSRLLGYEKGEDGQPKIVPDEAEIVKRIFRSYYSGASVRTIKESLEADNILSPTGKQEWSVGVLQYMLRNERYIGDALLQKTYVADCLTKETRKNNGEIPQYYVTGNHEPIISKDLFNLVQEEIARRAGKRKVAKKAVKTEKGKYSSKYALTELLCCGDCGTQYRRVTWARNGKKKVVWRCINRLEYGTKYCKESPTIEESRLHQAIVTALNRLDEDKADVIETLKAGLRLAIGTQDDDSFNEAAVKNRIAELQSVMMDLVELSSKSSAGADYFDAEFEEIAAEIKGLQGQLGEHQEQTMLAQNTQARIHELLYTLEHIDLSVKEYRDDVVKGIITKVVVLSTDRIRITFDNNMEMEQELPGE; the protein is encoded by the coding sequence ATGCAAACGCAGACTTTAACACCCCTACAGAAAAGGGTCGATATAATCCCCGCTAATATTCTTTTAACCAAGCCCAATGCCAGAAAGAGAAAGCTCCGTGTGGCGGCCTACTGCCGGGTCAGTACCGAACAGGAAGAACAACAGTCCAGCTACGCTGCTCAGATCGCTTATTATACAGATAAAATCAGCAAAAATAAGGATTGGGAGCTTGCCGGTATTTTTGCCGACGAGGGCATCACCGGAACCAGCGCCAAAAAGCGTACCGAATTTCTCAAGCTCATGGTATTGTGTGAAAAAGGCAAAGTTGACATGGTGCTGACCAAATCCGTTTCCCGGTTTTCCAGAAACACGCTGGATGCCATCGGGTATATCCGAAAGCTCAAAGCAAAGGGCATCCCCATTATATTTGAAAAAGAGGGCATCAACACGATGGAGATGGCCAGTGAAATGGCGCTGTGCTTCCTCAGCGGCTTTGCGCAGGCTGAGAGCGAATCCATCAGCCGCAACGTCACATGGGGTAAACGCCAGAGCTTTAAAAGCGGAAAGGTGCCCTTTCAATATTCCCGCCTGCTGGGTTACGAAAAAGGTGAGGACGGTCAGCCAAAGATCGTGCCGGATGAAGCGGAAATTGTCAAACGGATTTTCCGGAGCTATTATTCCGGTGCCAGCGTCCGAACAATAAAGGAATCGCTGGAGGCAGATAACATTCTCTCGCCCACCGGCAAGCAAGAATGGTCAGTTGGCGTACTGCAATATATGCTCCGCAACGAGCGTTACATTGGAGATGCCCTACTGCAGAAAACCTATGTGGCGGACTGCCTGACCAAGGAAACCCGGAAAAACAACGGCGAAATCCCGCAATATTATGTAACCGGAAACCATGAGCCGATTATATCAAAGGATTTATTCAACCTCGTACAGGAGGAAATCGCCCGGAGAGCTGGTAAGAGAAAAGTGGCCAAGAAAGCGGTGAAAACTGAAAAAGGGAAATACAGCAGCAAATATGCGCTGACTGAGCTTCTCTGCTGTGGTGACTGCGGGACGCAATATCGCCGGGTTACTTGGGCAAGGAACGGCAAGAAAAAGGTGGTCTGGCGCTGCATCAACCGCTTGGAATACGGTACGAAATACTGCAAGGAATCGCCCACCATTGAGGAAAGCCGGTTGCACCAAGCCATTGTCACAGCCCTGAATCGGCTGGATGAGGATAAGGCAGATGTCATTGAAACCCTCAAGGCAGGCCTGCGGCTGGCCATCGGTACGCAGGATGATGACAGTTTCAATGAAGCTGCTGTCAAGAACCGTATCGCTGAGCTACAGAGCGTCATGATGGATTTAGTGGAACTCAGCTCCAAATCTAGTGCCGGTGCGGATTACTTCGATGCCGAGTTTGAGGAAATAGCTGCGGAGATAAAGGGACTGCAGGGGCAGCTTGGGGAGCATCAAGAGCAGACCATGCTCGCCCAAAACACACAAGCTCGAATCCATGAGCTGCTTTACACGCTGGAACACATTGACCTTAGTGTAAAGGAATATCGTGATGATGTAGTTAAGGGGATTATCACCAAGGTGGTGGTTTTATCCACAGATCGAATCCGGATTACTTTTGATAACAACATGGAGATGGAACAGGAGCTGCCGGGTGAATAA
- a CDS encoding recombinase family protein, translating to MKKNRYLPFGYHIQNGALCIHEAEVAVVRQVFEDYQAGMSYRRIAESLTIKGIPYMENRTDWNKHMVKRMLENSRYCGGDDFPPILPADTFGAVADLIGQKRQGEPLSEELDSIRSKAICGACGAKYARDGRNKKYEAWCCSAEGRITPKRITDQALLESVTATLNTIISEPSLLELPSPHRENYSLDVVRTENQINRELEKSEVDSDYIKLLIFGCAAAKYEACADSEPEYLTRRLLAIFEQEQPLDAFSVRLFEDTVKQVVIDSDGSLWLRMINGKLIGKE from the coding sequence ATGAAGAAAAACCGATACCTTCCTTTTGGTTACCACATCCAAAATGGTGCGCTGTGCATCCATGAAGCGGAAGTCGCTGTGGTGCGGCAGGTTTTTGAGGATTACCAAGCCGGAATGTCCTACCGCCGGATTGCCGAAAGCCTCACCATCAAAGGCATCCCCTATATGGAGAACCGCACTGACTGGAACAAGCACATGGTAAAGCGGATGCTGGAGAATTCCCGCTACTGCGGCGGCGATGACTTCCCTCCGATACTCCCTGCCGACACGTTCGGAGCTGTAGCCGACCTAATCGGGCAGAAACGCCAAGGAGAGCCTTTATCCGAGGAACTGGACAGTATCCGCAGTAAGGCGATTTGTGGGGCTTGTGGAGCCAAGTATGCAAGGGATGGCAGAAATAAAAAGTATGAAGCGTGGTGCTGCTCCGCCGAAGGGCGCATCACACCAAAGCGCATCACCGACCAAGCCCTGCTGGAGAGCGTAACCGCAACTTTGAATACAATCATCAGCGAGCCGAGCTTGCTGGAGCTTCCATCACCGCATAGGGAGAACTATTCCCTCGATGTTGTCCGGACAGAAAACCAAATCAACCGGGAGCTTGAAAAAAGCGAGGTGGACAGCGACTACATCAAGCTGCTGATATTCGGCTGTGCCGCCGCAAAATATGAGGCCTGTGCAGATTCAGAGCCGGAATACTTAACACGCCGGTTACTGGCGATATTTGAACAAGAACAGCCGCTGGATGCTTTTTCAGTGCGGCTGTTTGAGGATACCGTCAAGCAAGTGGTCATTGATTCGGACGGCAGCCTGTGGCTGCGGATGATAAACGGAAAACTGATTGGAAAGGAGTAA
- a CDS encoding recombinase family protein, protein MPQVQVIEPVNSLYRYAPPKLRVCAYARVSSDSADQLNSFSVQMEHYTSMIAGNDEWELVDIYADEGITGTRSDKREEFQRMLSDCRKGKIDRILVKSVSRFARNIHDCLSTVRELKALGIEVEFEEDGLKTADMHDEMIIGAFSSIAQEESTSISNNMRWSYARRMQNGSFTCCCAPYGYNFLDNTLISNPKEAPIVSRIFGSYLSGKSMEQIADELNAEGIPCKSGEVNWLYTAVSYILKSERYIGDALLQKSYTTNTMPFQTKRNKGERDRYYITGSHEPIISRSEFEQAQQLMKARNALCPSKGRGRQYAFSGKIKCGKCGTNFSRRVTNGKTYWVCHKHFRSKELCEIRQIREDAIIQAFIRMVNKLKQNSRYILSSALMELMDLKSKITMSDVKVGSINKEIAELTKQSLVLNRLRTKGYMDSAIFMQKNNEINQQLDLLKRNRRRLLESDADDELISDCRLLIELVEQGAPYLTGFDETLFHSIVNRIVVTEQDKLKFCLIGGFEFTEQLPGEVFGR, encoded by the coding sequence ATGCCGCAGGTACAGGTTATTGAACCGGTAAATTCCCTTTACCGCTATGCACCGCCCAAGCTGCGTGTCTGCGCCTACGCCAGAGTCAGCAGCGATTCGGCAGATCAGCTGAATTCCTTTTCTGTGCAGATGGAGCATTACACCTCCATGATTGCCGGAAATGACGAATGGGAGCTGGTGGACATTTACGCCGATGAGGGCATCACCGGAACCCGGTCGGACAAGCGGGAGGAATTCCAGCGGATGCTTTCCGACTGCAGGAAAGGCAAAATCGACCGCATCCTTGTAAAGTCCGTTTCCCGGTTTGCGAGGAACATTCACGACTGCCTCTCCACCGTCCGGGAGCTGAAAGCCCTCGGCATAGAGGTGGAATTTGAGGAAGATGGCCTCAAAACAGCAGATATGCACGATGAGATGATCATCGGAGCCTTTAGCTCCATCGCTCAGGAGGAATCCACCTCCATCTCCAACAATATGCGCTGGAGCTACGCACGGAGGATGCAAAACGGCAGTTTCACTTGCTGCTGCGCTCCCTACGGATACAATTTTTTAGACAATACGCTAATTTCCAATCCCAAGGAAGCGCCGATAGTGAGCCGGATATTCGGGAGCTACCTCTCAGGCAAGAGCATGGAGCAGATTGCAGATGAGCTGAATGCCGAGGGTATCCCCTGCAAAAGTGGAGAAGTCAACTGGCTTTATACCGCTGTCAGCTATATCCTGAAAAGTGAGCGTTACATCGGTGATGCCCTGCTGCAGAAATCCTACACCACCAACACCATGCCTTTTCAAACCAAGCGCAACAAGGGCGAGCGTGACCGCTATTACATTACCGGTTCTCATGAACCGATTATCAGCCGGTCGGAGTTTGAGCAGGCGCAGCAGCTGATGAAAGCCCGTAACGCCCTCTGCCCAAGCAAGGGTCGTGGCAGACAGTATGCTTTCTCCGGAAAAATCAAGTGTGGCAAATGCGGTACGAACTTCTCCCGCAGGGTGACCAACGGCAAAACCTATTGGGTCTGCCACAAGCACTTCCGCAGCAAGGAGCTGTGCGAAATTCGCCAAATCCGGGAGGATGCCATCATACAGGCATTTATCCGAATGGTTAACAAGCTGAAACAGAATAGCCGCTATATTCTCTCCTCAGCTTTAATGGAACTGATGGATCTCAAATCCAAAATCACCATGAGCGATGTGAAAGTCGGAAGCATCAATAAAGAAATAGCGGAACTTACCAAGCAGAGTCTGGTACTGAATCGTCTCAGGACGAAAGGTTACATGGACTCTGCTATTTTTATGCAGAAAAATAATGAAATCAACCAACAGCTCGACCTTTTGAAGCGAAACCGCCGCAGACTTCTGGAAAGCGATGCGGACGATGAGCTAATTTCCGATTGCAGGCTGCTGATTGAGCTGGTGGAACAGGGAGCGCCGTACCTGACTGGCTTTGACGAAACCCTGTTCCACAGCATCGTCAATCGGATTGTTGTCACCGAGCAGGATAAACTGAAATTCTGCCTAATCGGAGGCTTCGAATTTACTGAGCAGCTGCCGGGGGAGGTGTTCGGACGATGA
- a CDS encoding SHOCT domain-containing protein, with amino-acid sequence MTKTEPVNEVRYLMAHNFLTYLLEQGKISLGEFQIADEFVVEKYKPRLRII; translated from the coding sequence ATGACAAAAACAGAACCGGTAAACGAAGTCCGTTATTTAATGGCACATAATTTTCTCACCTATCTTCTGGAGCAGGGTAAAATCAGCCTTGGAGAATTTCAGATTGCAGATGAGTTTGTGGTCGAAAAGTACAAGCCGAGGCTCCGGATTATTTAG
- a CDS encoding recombinase family protein produces the protein MDKKSAWIYCRIDAPEDTHGALKGQYERLETYAAQMGFTVVGSSQDLGSGLHFDRPGLQSVLEAAKAGSFHILLVDSVSRIGRDISKTINFIQTISDCGISIYSPMEGEIKLSDFAIPLFQLR, from the coding sequence ATGGATAAGAAATCCGCATGGATTTACTGCCGCATTGATGCGCCGGAAGATACCCACGGTGCTTTGAAAGGGCAATATGAAAGACTGGAAACCTATGCCGCACAGATGGGCTTCACCGTTGTCGGCTCCTCGCAGGATTTGGGCAGCGGCCTGCATTTTGACCGTCCCGGCCTGCAGTCTGTTCTGGAAGCGGCAAAAGCCGGGAGTTTTCATATTCTGCTGGTAGATTCGGTGAGCCGGATCGGGCGGGATATATCAAAGACAATAAACTTTATTCAAACAATCAGCGACTGCGGCATCAGCATTTACTCCCCGATGGAGGGTGAAATCAAGCTGTCCGATTTTGCAATACCGCTGTTTCAATTGCGATAG
- a CDS encoding type II toxin-antitoxin system PemK/MazF family toxin, protein MRIYKGDMFYADLTPVVGCEQGGIRPVLIIQNDIGNRYSPTVIVAAITSRTEKSHLPTHIRLCSQQYGLRQNSLVLLEQVRTIDRSRLREYIGHLSDLQMQQINEALAVSFGLDVLLPEPQMSLSL, encoded by the coding sequence ATGCGTATTTACAAAGGTGATATGTTCTACGCCGATTTAACGCCGGTTGTAGGTTGTGAGCAGGGCGGCATCCGACCGGTGCTGATTATCCAAAACGACATCGGAAACCGCTACAGCCCTACCGTTATCGTAGCCGCCATCACCAGCCGCACAGAAAAAAGTCATCTGCCGACCCATATCCGGCTGTGCAGCCAGCAGTACGGTCTGCGGCAAAATTCCCTTGTGCTGCTGGAGCAGGTGCGAACCATTGACCGTTCCCGCCTGCGTGAGTACATAGGCCATTTGAGCGATTTGCAGATGCAGCAGATAAATGAAGCCTTAGCCGTGAGCTTTGGTCTGGATGTCCTGTTGCCGGAACCGCAAATGAGCCTGAGCTTGTGA
- a CDS encoding sigma-70 family RNA polymerase sigma factor: MSENKKYTIIVKRQRVEVSEAVYRAYHKEREAERYQNKLIRQNELSLERFHEDGVNIDYLIVRVQPDIVDKLIHQEQLESLWAALDILPEDERSLIDEIFFNERSESQVAKSIGINQSTVNRRLSKVLSKLKNLMEI, from the coding sequence ATGTCAGAGAATAAAAAATATACCATTATTGTAAAAAGGCAGCGTGTGGAGGTCAGCGAAGCCGTCTACCGTGCCTATCATAAAGAGCGTGAAGCGGAGCGCTATCAGAACAAGCTGATTCGCCAGAATGAGCTGTCGCTGGAGCGGTTCCATGAGGATGGTGTTAACATTGATTACCTCATAGTCCGTGTTCAGCCGGACATAGTGGACAAGCTCATACATCAGGAGCAGCTGGAGTCACTGTGGGCTGCTCTTGACATCTTGCCGGAGGATGAACGCTCTCTCATTGACGAAATATTCTTCAATGAGAGAAGTGAGTCACAAGTTGCCAAAAGCATTGGTATTAACCAATCTACGGTCAATCGCAGGCTCTCAAAGGTTTTATCCAAGCTAAAAAATTTGATGGAAATTTAG
- a CDS encoding GntR family transcriptional regulator, whose amino-acid sequence MNFDSKIPIYLQLHNHFQKLILSGELAPGMPIPSFRKIASEAQVNTNTVQRAMISLVHEGLVGKETGKGYSVIKDQEKIMYRRQELVQYTTKQFLHAMKALGYDRQQIIEVVFQYSNDNSDYGFENRIPTKGKLAER is encoded by the coding sequence ATGAATTTCGACAGTAAAATTCCCATCTATCTTCAATTACATAATCACTTTCAAAAATTGATTTTATCCGGTGAATTGGCACCGGGTATGCCAATTCCTTCGTTTAGAAAAATAGCGTCCGAAGCACAGGTCAACACAAATACCGTACAGCGCGCCATGATTTCTTTGGTTCATGAAGGTTTGGTGGGGAAGGAAACAGGAAAAGGTTACTCGGTGATTAAGGATCAGGAAAAAATCATGTACCGGCGTCAGGAACTGGTTCAGTATACAACCAAGCAGTTCCTGCATGCAATGAAAGCACTTGGATATGACAGGCAGCAGATCATTGAAGTGGTATTTCAATATTCCAATGACAACTCTGATTATGGTTTTGAAAATAGAATTCCGACAAAGGGCAAACTTGCCGAAAGGTAA
- a CDS encoding transporter: MNRDVLHCTGLTKIEAGETIFHDISFNLHYGKIIACTGAGTHALIRILIGKDANYIGKFQIDGSMGYVLLSDTVPLEQTPLQVLQKANAKHETDNMLTGMLLIAGLDGKENMLCSELTSGEIRRLLVIREILKAPDLLVLEDMFTDASAYDQKIIKRMLIEVNAYIAVLLTASSAERMRGLTDQVINLDTGQMKLEEDGQHNEFRQ; this comes from the coding sequence ATGAACCGTGATGTACTGCACTGTACCGGTCTCACGAAAATAGAGGCCGGGGAAACAATCTTTCATGATATCAGCTTTAATCTGCACTACGGGAAAATCATAGCCTGTACAGGAGCCGGAACCCACGCGCTAATACGGATTTTGATCGGCAAAGATGCCAATTACATAGGGAAGTTTCAAATCGACGGGTCTATGGGATATGTGCTGCTGTCGGACACAGTCCCACTGGAGCAGACCCCCTTACAGGTCTTACAGAAAGCAAATGCAAAGCACGAAACTGACAATATGCTAACCGGTATGCTGTTGATTGCCGGGCTGGATGGTAAGGAGAACATGCTATGCAGCGAACTGACATCAGGCGAGATCCGCAGACTGCTGGTGATACGAGAAATCCTGAAAGCTCCTGATTTATTGGTTCTGGAGGATATGTTTACAGATGCTTCAGCGTATGATCAAAAAATCATAAAGAGAATGCTCATTGAGGTTAACGCATACATAGCCGTGCTTCTAACCGCGTCCTCCGCAGAGCGTATGCGCGGACTTACTGATCAGGTTATAAATCTGGATACCGGTCAAATGAAGCTGGAAGAGGATGGGCAGCATAATGAATTTCGACAGTAA
- a CDS encoding ABC transporter permease has translation MNLIRTEFQKLKRYSIILVGIIGVTCSPIISIAMQNMMSDDAKTVLNYTFPDLLNSTIWNNMTIFFPMILALIGGYMINREYTDDTLKNLLTVPVSFPRLMAGKLTALGVVALLLGLYNAFITSIVGLICCPENMSLSVIVSGSIQIIGMALFTCIGEFPLIALCGRRQDAFRGGAVVAFLLGYITIYFKNPVIRNLWPLSAGLSIVGFGGEGFVSDTAGSYASTQNTFIGICVILAMIILTGIIIHIPSKDAAAAASLKKGGHGRQNRQEAYK, from the coding sequence ATGAATTTGATTCGCACAGAATTTCAAAAACTGAAACGGTACAGCATCATCCTCGTCGGCATCATCGGTGTAACCTGTTCTCCTATCATTTCAATTGCGATGCAGAACATGATGTCGGACGACGCCAAGACCGTTTTGAACTATACATTTCCTGATTTACTTAACAGCACCATCTGGAACAACATGACAATCTTTTTCCCTATGATTCTCGCCCTGATCGGCGGCTATATGATCAACCGGGAATACACGGATGACACCCTCAAGAATCTGCTGACCGTTCCCGTCAGCTTCCCGCGCCTTATGGCTGGCAAGCTGACCGCCCTCGGTGTGGTTGCGTTGCTGCTCGGCCTTTATAATGCATTCATTACAAGTATCGTCGGACTGATCTGCTGCCCGGAAAACATGTCGCTCTCCGTCATTGTATCGGGAAGCATCCAGATTATCGGTATGGCCCTCTTTACCTGTATTGGAGAATTCCCTCTGATCGCCCTTTGTGGGCGCAGACAGGACGCTTTCCGGGGCGGAGCCGTGGTTGCGTTCCTTCTCGGATACATTACGATTTACTTTAAGAATCCCGTGATCCGCAACCTGTGGCCGTTGTCAGCCGGGCTCAGTATCGTGGGGTTTGGCGGCGAAGGTTTTGTGTCCGATACCGCAGGCAGCTATGCTTCCACGCAGAACACTTTTATTGGCATCTGCGTAATCTTAGCAATGATAATACTGACAGGAATCATCATCCATATTCCGAGCAAAGATGCAGCTGCAGCCGCTTCCTTAAAGAAAGGCGGTCACGGCAGGCAAAACCGACAGGAGGCTTATAAGTGA
- a CDS encoding ABC transporter permease translates to MRALHNLILCEFQKFKRRPMFLLATLAAFIFPIVMTALYWNTPTQPDFDNLFSGIVDYGDFLLLLPILVVISTSLFFTEQDSDTLKNLATIPVSRERLVLAKISVMAIVAVAYSLGGFLASAVCAKLLGMALINMGQKFFLSILLGIMLLTAALPCVVLVVWFNKNNLISIVITLFYTIVNYVVHFTDAGMLTPVGVNIGTVLPIPLINRWIYQFYDPGKGSASEFYETMRPYFVSTPVCLIILVVMAVVFTALMIRIYNQREL, encoded by the coding sequence GTGAGGGCATTGCATAACCTGATCCTCTGTGAATTTCAAAAGTTCAAACGGCGTCCCATGTTTCTGCTGGCGACACTGGCGGCATTCATTTTTCCGATTGTGATGACAGCGCTGTACTGGAACACCCCAACGCAGCCGGATTTTGACAATCTATTTTCGGGAATTGTTGACTACGGAGATTTCCTTCTGCTGCTTCCCATTTTGGTGGTAATCTCTACTTCGCTGTTTTTTACGGAGCAGGACAGCGACACGTTAAAAAACCTTGCGACGATCCCGGTCTCAAGAGAAAGGCTTGTGCTGGCGAAAATCAGCGTCATGGCGATTGTCGCCGTGGCCTATTCCCTCGGCGGATTTCTAGCCAGTGCAGTGTGCGCAAAGCTGCTGGGCATGGCTCTTATCAATATGGGGCAGAAATTTTTTCTCAGCATTTTGCTTGGGATTATGCTCCTGACAGCAGCTCTCCCATGCGTGGTGTTAGTGGTGTGGTTCAATAAGAACAACCTGATTTCCATTGTCATCACCCTGTTTTATACGATTGTCAACTACGTCGTCCACTTTACGGACGCAGGCATGCTGACACCTGTCGGCGTGAATATCGGGACTGTGCTGCCCATCCCGCTGATCAACCGCTGGATCTATCAGTTTTACGATCCGGGGAAAGGTTCAGCATCGGAATTTTATGAAACCATGCGGCCCTACTTCGTTTCCACCCCCGTCTGCCTTATAATCCTTGTGGTGATGGCGGTTGTGTTTACCGCGCTGATGATACGAATTTACAACCAGCGCGAACTATAG
- a CDS encoding ABC transporter ATP-binding protein, giving the protein MSDIIIETKNLTKQYGAQNGAQKSVANLSIHVKKGRIYGLLGRNGAGKTTTMKMLLGLTQPTSGEVKIFGKSIRGNEKKILPRVGNLIESPGFYPNLTGTENLNIFARLRGVSKRNAVSSALEVVGLPYGDKKLFSQYSLGMKQRLAIALAIMHDPELLILDEPINGLDPIGIAEVRSFIRELCDARGKTILISSHILSEISLLADDIGIIDHGALLEEESLSELEEKNSKYVHFIVSDTAQASRIMERSFGTNNFTVENDRSLRLYDTNLPVTALTRAFIESGLEVAEAHTCEDTLEDYFKRVTGGEGIA; this is encoded by the coding sequence TTGAGTGATATAATCATTGAAACAAAAAATCTTACCAAACAATATGGCGCGCAGAATGGCGCGCAGAAAAGCGTTGCCAACCTGAGTATTCATGTAAAAAAGGGTCGTATTTATGGGTTGCTCGGACGAAACGGTGCCGGAAAAACCACGACGATGAAAATGCTGCTAGGCCTGACGCAGCCGACCTCGGGAGAGGTGAAAATTTTCGGTAAAAGCATTCGTGGAAATGAGAAAAAAATCCTGCCACGTGTCGGCAACCTCATTGAGTCGCCGGGCTTTTACCCAAATCTGACCGGCACGGAAAACCTGAATATCTTTGCCCGACTCCGGGGTGTTTCCAAGCGCAACGCTGTTTCCAGCGCATTGGAAGTTGTCGGGCTGCCGTACGGCGATAAAAAACTGTTTTCACAATACTCACTCGGTATGAAGCAGCGTCTGGCCATCGCGCTTGCCATCATGCACGACCCGGAACTGCTGATTCTGGACGAGCCGATCAACGGGCTTGACCCCATCGGCATTGCGGAAGTCCGTTCGTTCATCCGGGAGCTGTGCGACGCGAGAGGAAAAACCATTTTGATTTCCAGCCACATTCTTTCGGAAATATCCCTGCTGGCGGACGATATCGGCATCATCGACCATGGGGCTCTGCTGGAGGAAGAAAGTCTTTCTGAATTAGAAGAAAAAAACAGTAAGTATGTTCATTTCATCGTCTCCGACACGGCACAGGCGTCCAGAATCATGGAGCGAAGCTTTGGGACGAATAACTTTACGGTGGAAAATGACCGCAGTCTGCGCCTGTACGATACGAATTTGCCGGTGACGGCGCTCACCCGCGCTTTTATTGAGAGTGGATTGGAGGTCGCGGAAGCCCATACTTGCGAGGATACGCTGGAGGACTACTTCAAGCGCGTGACCGGGGGTGAGGGCATTGCATAA
- a CDS encoding sensor histidine kinase — MICMGKLLGVKRQLQDMTDALNDIEAGNGNRRILAVDNELTADLSYKMNEIVTRYEEQLSGLRTADETNRQLMTSLSHDVRTPLTTLIGYLDASHRGVVTGKEREDYLEIARHKAHDLKDYIDVLFDWFKLNSSEFALSIERVELAELTRNVLKDWIPIFEENHLDYEINIPERPLFAKVDLDGYARIINNLVQNVINHSRATQIKIEMTQEGNKIEIRITDNGIGIEKADLPHIFERLYKCDKGRSDKGSGLGLSIVRQMVEKMDGKITAQSEPNRYTAFIVGFSVKN; from the coding sequence ATGATTTGTATGGGAAAACTCCTTGGTGTCAAGCGGCAGCTTCAGGACATGACAGATGCTCTGAATGACATTGAAGCCGGAAACGGAAATCGCAGAATTCTTGCCGTGGACAATGAGTTGACCGCAGACCTTTCCTACAAAATGAATGAAATTGTTACCCGTTACGAGGAACAGCTCTCCGGACTCAGGACAGCGGACGAAACCAATCGTCAACTCATGACTAGCCTCTCCCATGACGTGCGGACACCGCTCACTACATTGATCGGCTATCTGGATGCGTCGCATAGAGGCGTTGTCACAGGAAAAGAGCGCGAGGATTATCTGGAAATCGCCAGACACAAAGCCCACGACCTGAAGGATTATATCGATGTCCTTTTCGACTGGTTCAAGCTCAATTCCAGCGAATTCGCCTTATCCATAGAGCGGGTGGAGCTTGCGGAGCTAACCCGAAATGTTCTGAAAGACTGGATTCCCATATTTGAAGAAAATCATCTAGACTACGAAATTAATATTCCGGAAAGGCCGCTGTTTGCAAAGGTGGATTTGGACGGATATGCCCGTATTATCAACAATCTGGTGCAAAACGTCATTAACCATAGCCGGGCCACACAGATAAAAATCGAAATGACACAAGAAGGAAATAAAATTGAAATCCGTATCACAGACAACGGGATCGGCATCGAGAAAGCGGATCTGCCGCACATCTTTGAGCGGTTATACAAATGTGATAAAGGCCGCTCTGATAAGGGAAGCGGATTGGGACTGTCCATTGTCCGGCAGATGGTCGAAAAAATGGACGGTAAGATTACCGCCCAAAGTGAACCAAACCGATATACAGCGTTTATCGTTGGCTTCTCAGTAAAAAATTGA